ACCGCCGCCCCCAGTCCGACGTCGAGCGCCAGCGGGCTATCCCGCCGGCCGACCGCCACGAGCGGCACGATGCTGCCGACGAAGCCCGCTTCGCCGGCTCCGATCAGCGCGCCGGCCGTGGCCATGAGCCGCGGAGCCACATCCCACCCCGATCGCGCGTACCACGTCCACGGCAACGCGGCCGTCGCGAAGATGTCGTACTGCTGGAACGATTCCTTCTCGTCGCCGCCGAACACGTTCGGGCCATCGGCCCCCCCCCGGATCCCCACGTTCAGCAGGCGGAACTCCGCGTGGCTCGGCCCCGCGGCGAGCACGACGAGGCCCAGGCCCAGAGCGGCTGCTGCCCAACGCATCGCGGTAATCGTGGTCGCCCGGCGCGAGATCTAGATTCCCTGCCAGTAGCGGCGGCCGTGCAGGCGCACGATCTTGCCGAACCCGGGCG
Above is a genomic segment from Candidatus Methylomirabilota bacterium containing:
- a CDS encoding acyloxyacyl hydrolase — translated: MRWAAAALGLGLVVLAAGPSHAEFRLLNVGIRGGADGPNVFGGDEKESFQQYDIFATAALPWTWYARSGWDVAPRLMATAGALIGAGEAGFVGSIVPLVAVGRRDSPLALDVGLGAAVLTRHKFGVQNFGGAFQLVATFGVRVPVYRGLGVGYRMQHLSDAKIYGEGTGADLHMLELSWTFR